In Paenibacillus stellifer, the DNA window TTTGGAAAGAACGACTTACTGAAGAAGAGTTCCGCGAGCTTGAAAAGTTACTGGACTTATATGGTCAAACTCATGACATGGAATTAGCCTCAATCTTCACCTACGGCTTTCGCCTCGGGGCGGGCATTATGGTCGAGGTCTTAACTGGGCAAGAGGAATTGGCGCACAAGATAAGTGCTTTTCCTGATAAAACTCAGTGAACGAAGGGGCGACCCAGTGTGCTAT includes these proteins:
- a CDS encoding DUF6809 family protein yields the protein MYHGSLHPDEQAISNDPQYEQLIQKTSETIKVWKERLTEEEFRELEKLLDLYGQTHDMELASIFTYGFRLGAGIMVEVLTGQEELAHKISAFPDKTQ